In Segatella copri, the DNA window AAAATGAATGGAATGAATGAAAATGTATAAGAAACTGATTTATGGAGTATTGCTACTCTTGACAATAGCATCTTGTAGCGAATCATCTGAACAAGAAGATGAATATGCTAATTGGAAAGAGAGGAATGATGTGTTTTTCCAAGGTATATTTTTCAAGGCTGATTCAGCAATTAATGCTGGAAGTAATAATTGGAAAATTATACGTAATTGGTCTCTTCAAGAGCAGTTTGGAGTACAGAAAGAAAATAATATCGTAGTGCATGTTCTAGAAAATAGTACAAATACTTCTGTTCCGATTTATACCGATTCGGTTGTGGTAGATATTCAAGGTATGTTAATGCCAACTGATAAGGAAGAAAGGGGAACTGTATTTTATACTACGTTTTCAGGGAAGGATAGGAATGTCTCCTCAGATTTGCGATTAACCATTTCTGCAAAAGGAACATTGCAAAAACAAGAAATTGATGGCTTGTCTACTGCTTTGCAGAAAATGCATATCGGTGATCGCTGGATGGTATACGTACCATATAATCTTGCTTTGAAGAATCAAAGTTCTGTTAGTCCTTTTGTTCCTGCGTACAGTACAATGATATTTGACATTACGTTGCTTGGAATAAAACATACGTAAATTTACAAAAAAGCGCATCGGCATTTGTTTGCTGATGCGCTTTTGGGGCTTTATGATTAAGGATTGGGACCTGCGATGGAATCGCAGGGAACGGGGGCGCAAAGAGGGAGAGGGAGCTTTTTACCCTTTTACCTTTAAATAAATCCTTGCTGCTTGAGGGCTTCGATAAACCCAACGCTCATCGCCTCGCAATCCTTCTTTGTGTATCGGATGTCGGTAAAAACCTGGGCTAGGGTCTCTACGTTGTTGATGCGAACGAACTCCTTGTTCTCTTCAAGAGCTTCCTTCTCTGCATAGAAGTCATCAATCTTCTCTGGGGTGTAATCTTCGAAATGCTCGTGGTGGATGATGCTGCGCAGAGGGAGACGGTCGCTCAGGGCTGGATGTTCTGCAGGCCAGCCGATTGTCAATGTGGCTACTGGCATTACAAGCTTAGGGAGCTTCAGGGTGTCGATGATCATCTTTGGCATATAAACCGTAGTTCCCAGGAAACAGGTGCCTAAACCGGCTTCTTCTGCCAGGTTCGTGAAGGTCTGGGTAAAGAGAAGGGCATCGGTAGCTGCATTCATAAAAGAGAGAATGTTGTCATAGCCCGGGGTTCCCTTGCGGTTCTCTGCCCAGAGGGTTGTGCGGCGATAATCGGCACAGATGGTGAGGATGACAGGGGCTTCTGTTACCATTGGCTGGTTGAAGTGGGCTGGCGCCAGCGCCTTCTTTCCTTCTTCACTTCTTGTTACCACAACGCTGTAAAGCTGCAGGTTTCCCATTGTCGGGGTGCGCTCAGCCTCTTCCAAAAGGCGGTTCAGGAGTTCTTCAGATACTTCCTTCTCTGCATATTTTCTGATGCTTGTTCTGTTCTTAATCGATTCCATATCTTTTTTATTTTATCATTATACCTTATTATATATAGGAGTTCTGTTCCATTTCAGAACCCTATTTTGCTGCAAAGTTAGTGAAAGTTTCCCAAAAAGTTGTCTTTCTTTCGCTTTTTTAGTGAAATATATGCCAAAACGTTTCAGATTTTAGAAATAAAAGTTTAATTTTGCACCTAAATATGAAACGTTTGATATGAAATATACTGAAAATATGACTTTTGAAGAGGCTTCCAAGGCTCTTATAGATGAACTGAATGCTAATCTGGCAACACTTCATCAGAATTATCATGTAGAACAGTCTGATTGGAATAAACTCTATGATCAGATAGCCAATGTTGTTTCAGAGGAAACTCATCTTCCTGTTTTCTCTCCTGAAGTGATGGAGGTGCGACCTCGAGAACTGGAATGCGATGTGGTGCGATTCCAGAATAATAAGGAGAAATGGGTGGCTCTGGTAGGACTGCTCGATGGTCATCCATACGAAATCTTCACGGGTTTGCAGGATGAGGACGAGGGTATCATGCTGCCTAAATCTGTAAGCAAAGGCAAAATCGTGAAGACCATTCTGGATGGAGGATTGAAGCGATACGACTTCCAGTTTGTGAACAAGCGAGGCTATAAGATTACGGTTGAGGGATTGAGCGAGAAGTTTAATCCTGAATACTGGAACTATGCCAAGCTGATTTCCGGTGTGTTGCGCTACCGTATGCCTATCGAACATGTCATCAAACTCGTTTATCAGCTCCAGCTTACTTCAGATAACATCAATACCTGGAAGAAAGGTGTTGTGACAGCCCTGAAGAGATATCTGAAGGATGGTAGCCTGATGAAACTTTACGATGATAGCGATTCCGAATCCTAATCTCCAAGATAGAAACTGATATAAACCATGCTTTTCCGTAGTAAGATATACTTGAAGAATGTCCGTTTCCATGCATATCACGGCGTTCTGCCACAGGAAACCCAGGTGGGCAACGATTATGTGGTGAATCTGGATGTGAGCTATGATTTCTCCAGAGCCATGGAAACCGATGAACTGGCTGGAACCCTCAACTATGCAGAACTCTATGAACTCGTGAAACAGGAGATGGAGATACCTAGCAAACTGCTGGAACATGTAGCCGGAAGGATAGGAAAGCGACTCTTTGCAGAATATCCGACTATTCAGAAAATACAATTCGCCATTACCAAAGTTAATCCTCCTTTTGGAGCAGATTGTGACGGCGCAGGGGTAGAAGTTGTATTAACAAATGATAAAACTTTATAGTAGATTTAGGTTTTCTGATACAAAAGTAGTAATTTTGCAAAATCATCAGAAAGATATGTTGAAGAAAATAACATTCATATTGACCCTATTGTGTATGTTGGTGCTGACAGCGACAGGCGCCAACCGCCGTTTCACGCTCGTTATCGACCCAGGTCATGGCGGTCATGATGCGGGTGCACTTGGTGCTATTTCCAAAGAAAAGAATATCAATCTCTCTGTGGCATTGCAGTTTGGCAAATATGTTGAGCGCAATATGCCGGACGTGAGAGTCATCTATACCCGCAAGACGGATGTCTTTATTCCTCTGAAAGAGCGTGCCAACATTGCTAACCGCGCCAATGCCGACCTGTTTATCTCGGTACATACCAATGCGCTGCCAGCCGGTAAGATAGCCCGCGGTTTTGAAACCTATACGCTCGGTATGCACCGTGCCAAGGATAATCTCGATGTGGCTATGCGAGAGAACTCCGTTATCTCGATGGAGAAGGGCTATCAGCAGACCTATCAGGGGTTCAACCCGCGATCTTCTGAAAGCTACATCATCTTCGAGTTCATACAGGGTAAGAATATGGAGAGAAGCGTAGAACTGGCGCGCAATATCCAGCGAAAGGTATGCAACGGTGCCAACCGTCCGGATAAGGGTGTGCATCAGGCAGGATTCCTGGTTCTCAGAGAAACCTCGATGCCCAGCTGTCTGATAGAGCTCGGTTTCATCACCACTGCTGATGAAGAAAGACTGCTCAACGATGCCAGCAGGGTGGATGATATCGCCCGAGGCATCTACGAAGGTTTTGCGCAATATCGCAATAAATACGATAAATCCATCTCGGTTCCTTATCGAGCTGCGGATACAGAATCGGTGCCGGTTGCCAAGATAGTTTCTGATACGAAGCAGGAGAAGGACGAGCGCCGTGCTGAGGAGGCGGATACTGCGCCGAGAAGAACGGTGAAACAGGTGGAAACCAGAGCAACAAAGGCTAAAACGGTTCAGCAGAACAGAAGACAGAACCAGCAGGATAAGCCGGCTCAGCAGAGCAGACAGACGCAGCAGAACAGACAGAACCAGCAGAACAGAACTGTAGCTCAGAATAAGCCGGCACAGCATAAAGCCAATGTAGCCGATGCGCCTGTCTTCAAGCTTCAGATATTTGTCAGCAACCGCACGCTCCGCAAGGGCGATGCCCATTTTAAGGGCGAAACCGGTTATGACAGTTATCAGGAAGGCAATATGGTGAAATATACGATGGGAGCCTCTACCAACTATAATGAGATTTTCCGCTTGCGCAAGACGCTTGCCGAGAAGTTCCCGGAAGCTTTCATCATAGCTTTCAAGAATGGAAAGAAATATGATGTGAATCAGGCTATACGTGAGTTCAAACAGAACAGAAACCGCTGATTGACCTGAGTAAGGATAAGATATAAGCACGAATATATAAAGAGATAAATATGAAGCTAACAAAAGAAATCAAGATAGCTCTTGTAGCTATTGTCGGTATTTTGGTTATGTATTTCGGAATCAATTTTCTGAAAGGCATGAATCTGTTCTCTACCAACAACGCCTACTATATGACGTTTGATGACATCCAGGGACTGGGTGCCTCTACGCCTATTTATGCGGATGGTTATAAGGTAGGTACCGTGGATGGTTTGGAATATGATTACAAGGAGAATGGTCCTATCAAAGTAAAGGTGGATATTAACAAGGATTTGAGAATCCCGCAGGGCAGTAAAGCCGAAATAGTGAAAGACCTGATGGGTAATCTGCAGGTGAATCTGCTTCTGGCAAACAATCCGCGCGAAAGAGTAGAACCGGGTGGTATCATTCCGGGTGCTGTAAACGGAGGCATGATGGATAAGGCTGCCAACCTGATTCCGGTAGTGGAAAAGATGTTGCCAAAACTGGATTCTATCCTTACCAGCGTGAATGCGCTGCTGGCTGACCCGGCTCTGGCTGCTTCGCTGCATAATGTGGAAACCATTACAAGCAACCTCACCGTTTCTACACGTGAACTGAATACCCTGATGGCGGGTCTCAACAAGCAGGTTCCGGGTATGATTGGAAAGGCAAATGGCGTGCTGGA includes these proteins:
- a CDS encoding FKBP-type peptidyl-prolyl cis-trans isomerase, encoding MYKKLIYGVLLLLTIASCSESSEQEDEYANWKERNDVFFQGIFFKADSAINAGSNNWKIIRNWSLQEQFGVQKENNIVVHVLENSTNTSVPIYTDSVVVDIQGMLMPTDKEERGTVFYTTFSGKDRNVSSDLRLTISAKGTLQKQEIDGLSTALQKMHIGDRWMVYVPYNLALKNQSSVSPFVPAYSTMIFDITLLGIKHT
- a CDS encoding nitroreductase family protein, encoding MESIKNRTSIRKYAEKEVSEELLNRLLEEAERTPTMGNLQLYSVVVTRSEEGKKALAPAHFNQPMVTEAPVILTICADYRRTTLWAENRKGTPGYDNILSFMNAATDALLFTQTFTNLAEEAGLGTCFLGTTVYMPKMIIDTLKLPKLVMPVATLTIGWPAEHPALSDRLPLRSIIHHEHFEDYTPEKIDDFYAEKEALEENKEFVRINNVETLAQVFTDIRYTKKDCEAMSVGFIEALKQQGFI
- the folB gene encoding dihydroneopterin aldolase, whose protein sequence is MLFRSKIYLKNVRFHAYHGVLPQETQVGNDYVVNLDVSYDFSRAMETDELAGTLNYAELYELVKQEMEIPSKLLEHVAGRIGKRLFAEYPTIQKIQFAITKVNPPFGADCDGAGVEVVLTNDKTL
- a CDS encoding N-acetylmuramoyl-L-alanine amidase family protein gives rise to the protein MLKKITFILTLLCMLVLTATGANRRFTLVIDPGHGGHDAGALGAISKEKNINLSVALQFGKYVERNMPDVRVIYTRKTDVFIPLKERANIANRANADLFISVHTNALPAGKIARGFETYTLGMHRAKDNLDVAMRENSVISMEKGYQQTYQGFNPRSSESYIIFEFIQGKNMERSVELARNIQRKVCNGANRPDKGVHQAGFLVLRETSMPSCLIELGFITTADEERLLNDASRVDDIARGIYEGFAQYRNKYDKSISVPYRAADTESVPVAKIVSDTKQEKDERRAEEADTAPRRTVKQVETRATKAKTVQQNRRQNQQDKPAQQSRQTQQNRQNQQNRTVAQNKPAQHKANVADAPVFKLQIFVSNRTLRKGDAHFKGETGYDSYQEGNMVKYTMGASTNYNEIFRLRKTLAEKFPEAFIIAFKNGKKYDVNQAIREFKQNRNR
- a CDS encoding MlaD family protein; the protein is MKLTKEIKIALVAIVGILVMYFGINFLKGMNLFSTNNAYYMTFDDIQGLGASTPIYADGYKVGTVDGLEYDYKENGPIKVKVDINKDLRIPQGSKAEIVKDLMGNLQVNLLLANNPRERVEPGGIIPGAVNGGMMDKAANLIPVVEKMLPKLDSILTSVNALLADPALAASLHNVETITSNLTVSTRELNTLMAGLNKQVPGMIGKANGVLDNTNRLTANLASLDVQGTLNKVNQTLESAHQFTEKLNSNQGSLGLLMNDTKLYDNLTSTMSHADSLVIDLKAHPKRYVHFSVFGRKDK